The following proteins are encoded in a genomic region of Vulpes vulpes isolate BD-2025 chromosome X, VulVul3, whole genome shotgun sequence:
- the LOC112910628 gene encoding LOW QUALITY PROTEIN: double-stranded RNA-binding protein Staufen homolog 2-like (The sequence of the model RefSeq protein was modified relative to this genomic sequence to represent the inferred CDS: deleted 2 bases in 1 codon): MANPKEKTPMCLVNELARFNRVQPQYKLLKERGPAHSKMFSVQLSLGEQTWESEGSSIKKAQQAVANKALTESTLPKPVQKPPKSNVNNNPGSITPTVELNGLAMKRGEPAIYRPLDPKPFPNYRANYNFRGMYNQRYHCPMPKIFYVQLAVGNNEFFGEGKTRQAARHNAAMKALQALQNEPIPEKSPQNGESGKEMDDDKDANKSEISLVFEIALKRNMPVSFEVIKESGPPHMKSFVTRVSVGEFSAEGEGNSKKLSKKCAATTVLQELKKLPPLPVVEKPKLFFKKRPKTIVKAGPEYGQGMNPISRLAQIQQAKKEKEPDYVLLSERGMPRRWEFVMQVKVGNEVATGTGPNKKIAKKNAAEAMLLQLGYKASTSLQDQLDKTGENKGWSGPKAGFPEPTNNTPKGILHLSPDVYQEMEASRHKVISGTTLGYLSPKDMNQPSSSFFSISPTSNSSATIARELLMNGTSPTAEAIGLKGSSPTPPCSPVQPSKQLEYLARIQGFQV, translated from the exons ATGGCAAACCCCAAAGAGAAAACTCCAATGTGTCTGGTAAATGAGTTAGCCCGTTTCAATAGAGTCCAACCCCAGTAtaaacttctgaaagaaagagGGCCTGCTCATTCGAAGATGTTCTCAGTGCAACTGAGTCTTGGTGAGCAGACATGGGAATCCGAAGGAAGCAGTATAAAGAAGGCCCAACAAGCTGTTGCTAATAAAGCTTTGACTGAATCTACACTTCCCAAACCAGTTCAGAAACCACCCAAAAGTAATGTTAATAATAACCCAGGTAGTATAACTCCAACTGTGGAACTGAATGGGCTTGCTATGAAAAGGGGAGAGCCTGCCATCTACAGGCCATTAGATCCAAAGCCTTTCCCAAATTATAGAGCTAATTACAACTTTCGGGGCATGTACAATCAGAGGTATCATTGCCCAATGCCCAAGATATTTTATGTTCAGCTGGCTGTAGGAAATAATGAGTTTTTTGGGGAAGGGAAGACCCGACAAGCTGCTAGACACAATGCTGCAATGAAAGCCCTCCAAGCACTGCAGAATGAACCTATTCCAGAAAAATCACCTCAGAATGGTgaatcaggaaaagaaatggatgaTGACAAAGATGCGAATAAATCGGAGATCAGCTTAGTGTTTGAAATAGCTCTGAAGCGAAATATGCCCGTCAGTTTTGAGGTTATTAAAGAAAGTGGACCTCCACATATGAAAAGCTTTGTTACTCGGGTGTCAGTGGGAGAGTTctctgcagaaggagagggaaatagCAAAAAACTCTCCAAGAAGTGCGCTGCAACCACCGTCCTACAGGAGCTTAAGAAACTTCCGCCTCTTCCTGTGGTTGAaaagccaaaattattttttaaaaaacgccCTAAAACAATAGTAAAGGCTGGACCAGAGTATGGTCAAGGAATGAATCCCATTAGCCGCCTGGCTCAAATTCAACAggccaaaaaggaaaaggagccaGATTATGTTTTGCTTTCAGAAAGAGGAATGCCTCGACGTTGGGAATTTGTGATGCAGGTCAAAGTAGGCAATGAAGTTGCTACTGGAACAGGACCTAACAAAAagatagcc aaaaaaaatgctgcggAAGCAATGCTGTTACAGCTTGGTTATAAAGCATCCACTAGTCTTCAAGATCAACTTGACAAGACAGGGGAAAACAAAGGATGGAGTGGTCCAAAGGCTGGGTTTCCTGAACCAACAAATAACACTCCAAAAGGAATTCTTCATTTGTCTCCTGATGTTTATCAAGAGATGGAAGCCAGCCGCCACAAAGTAATCTCTGGCACTACTCTAGGCTATTTGTCACCCAAAGATATGAACCAACCCTCAAGCTCTTTCTTCAGTATATCTCCCACATCGAATAGTTCAGCTACAATTGCCAGGGAACTCCTAATGAATGGAACATCTCCTACAGCTGAAGCCATAGGTTTAAAAGGAAGTTCTCCTACTCCCCCTTGTTCTCCAGTACAACCTTCAAAACAACTGGAATATTTAGCAAGGATTCAAGGCTTTCAGGtatga